The Rhodohalobacter sp. SW132 genome includes a region encoding these proteins:
- a CDS encoding tetratricopeptide repeat protein — MKTFLILFFSLLFTASSLNDARKANDAFRSGDYETAVSLYNQAIENNPNDARLHFNLGSALARLGQAEQSVRAFERAKELMDDPQQQAMADYNAGTLLSESEMYDEALDFFRNALRKNPNDPDTKHNYEMSVRKQQEQQEQDQQQDQDDQSDDDEEQDQDQQQDQDDQSDDEQDQDQDQNEDQGDGSPEDQDPRDHELPQPDEISQDEAENILNALEQLEREILENRKKEAEDASSSSDKDW; from the coding sequence ATGAAAACTTTTCTAATCCTGTTTTTTTCACTCCTTTTCACGGCATCTTCGCTGAATGATGCCCGTAAAGCGAACGATGCCTTTCGCAGCGGTGATTACGAAACTGCGGTTTCACTCTACAATCAGGCCATAGAAAACAATCCCAATGACGCCCGCCTCCATTTCAACCTTGGCAGCGCACTGGCCAGGCTCGGACAGGCCGAGCAGTCTGTGCGTGCATTTGAACGGGCAAAAGAGCTGATGGATGATCCGCAGCAGCAAGCCATGGCCGATTATAACGCCGGCACGCTGCTCTCCGAATCCGAAATGTACGATGAGGCGCTCGATTTTTTCAGAAATGCCCTGCGTAAAAATCCGAATGATCCCGACACCAAGCACAACTACGAAATGTCGGTGAGAAAACAGCAGGAACAACAGGAGCAGGATCAGCAGCAAGACCAGGATGATCAATCTGATGATGACGAAGAGCAGGATCAGGATCAGCAGCAAGACCAGGATGATCAGTCCGATGATGAGCAGGATCAGGACCAGGACCAAAACGAGGATCAGGGTGACGGCTCGCCTGAAGACCAGGATCCTCGCGATCATGAACTTCCTCAGCCCGATGAAATTTCGCAAGATGAAGCTGAAAACATTTTAAACGCCCTTGAACAGCTCGAAAGAGAAATACTTGAAAACCGCAAGAAAGAAGCAGAAGATGCATCATCCTCGAGTGATAAAGACTGGTAA